From the bacterium genome, the window ACCGGCAGGAAGGAGACGCCGATCACCAGCAGCGAGTAGAAGCTGGGGCCGGCGACCTGCGCGATCGCCCGCTGCACCACCAGCCGGTAGTCGCCGCGGCGCCCCCCGCGCTCCCACTCCTCGAGCTTCTTGTGCGTCTGCTCGACGACGACGATCGCCGCGTCGTCGAGCGCGCCGATCGCGATCGCGATGCCGCCGAGGCTCATGATGTTGGCGGTCAGGCCGAGGCCGCCGAAGGGGATGAAGGCGATCAGCACCGCCAGCGGGATGGTGACCACGGGGATGAGCGCGCTCGGCAGGTGCCAGAGAAAGAGCATGATGATCACCGAGATCGTGACGATGACCTCGACGATGGCGGAAGAGAGCGTGCCGATCGCCCGGTGGATGAGGTCGGAGCGGTCGTAGGCGGTGACGAGCCGCACGCCCGGCGGCAGCCCGGGAGTGATCTCGGCGAGCTTGCGCTTGACCCGCTCGATGACCTCGAGCGCGTTCTGTCCCTGGCGGACCACGACGATGCCGGAGACGACCTCGCCGTTCCCGTCCAGCTCGGCGATCCCGCGGCGCAGGTCCGGCCCCTGGACCACCTGGCCGACGTCAACCACGCGGATCGGCGAGCCCCGCTCGCTGGGCGCGACGACGATCTCCTCGAAGTCCTCGATCGTGCGGGCGTAGCCGCGGCCGCGCACCATGTACTCGGTGCCGCCGAACTCGATGAGCCGCGCCCCGGTCTCCGCGTTGCCGCCGCGCACCGCCTCCACGACGCGCTGGATCGGGATGCCGTAGGCGCGCAGCCGCACGGGGTCGACGTTGACCTGGTACTGCTTCTGGAAGCCGCCGACCGCGGCGACCTCGGCCACCCCCGGCACCGCCTTGAGGTGGTAGCGCAGGTACCAGTCCTGGAGCGAGCGCAGCTCGGCGAGGCTGCGCGTCCCCGTCTCGTCGACGAGCGCGTACTGGTAGACCCAGCCGAGACCGAGCGCGTCGGGGCCCAGCTCGGTCTTCACACCGGCGGGGAGCGAGGGGATGACCGTGGAGAGGTACTCGAGCGTCCGCGAGCGCGCCCAGTAGATATCGGTGCCGTCCTCGAAGATCACGTAGACGAAGGAGTAGCCGAAGTCGGAGAAGCCGCGCACCGCCCGCACGCCCGGCGCCCCGAGCATCGCGGTCACGATCGGGTAGGTGACCTGGTCCTCCACGAGGTCCGGCGAGCGGTCCCAGCGCGAGTAGACGATGACCTGCGTGTCGGAGAGGTCGGGGATGGCGTCCAGCGGCATCCGCTTGATCGACCAGATGCCGGCGAGCGCGGCCACCGCGACCGCGGCGAAGACGGCGAGCTTGTTGCGGACGGAGAACTCGACGATCCGCTCGATCATGGGCGTGAGCGGATCAGCGGCGCATCGGCTCGCCCGCCGGCGCTCCCGCCTCCGGCATGGCTGCCGTGCCCCCCTCCTGCATCGCGGCGGGCATGCCGTGGCGGGCCTCCCCCGGCGCCGCCGGCATCCCCCGCTGCGCCTCCTGGCGGGCGAGCGCCGCGGCGGGGTCCCGGTCGAACGCCTGCTTGCACTGCGCCGAGCAGAAGGAGAAGGCCGCGCCCTGGTAGGAGCTGACCAGGCCGGCGCGCGCGGCCTCGTCCGGGTCGACGTCCATCCCGCACACCGGGTCCTGCGCGTGGAACGCCTTCGCCGTCGCGGCAGGCGCCATCCCGGCCCGCGGTGCGCCGGCCGAGGACGGCTCGGCCGCGCCAAGCGCCCGCGCGGCCGCGGCCTTGGGGTCGCGGAGGAACGCCTCCTTGCACCGCGCGGAGCAGAAGAACCAACTGCTGCCCGCGTGCTCGCTGACCAGCCCCTGCGCACGGGCCTTCGTCTCGTCGACCTCCATGCCGCAGATGGGGTCGAGCGCCGCGCCTCCGACCGGGGTGCTTGCCGCGCGCATCCGGCTCTCCGAGTCGAGCAGGAAGTTGCCCGACGTGACCATCGTCTCGCCCTCCATCAGCCCGCCGGCGATCTCGACGAGTTCCCCGAGACGGCGCCCCGTGCGCACGGGGCGCGGGACGAACACGCCGGGGGTCTGCTCGACGAAGACGATCCGGCGCGTCCCCGAGTCGAGCACCGCGCTCTTGGGGACGAAGATCGCCGGCCCGACCTCGACGGGCAGTTCGACGTCCACCAGCATGTCCGGGCGCAGGACGAACCGGGGGTTGACGACGTCGAGGCGCACCTTGAGCGTCCGCGTCGTGGCGTCGAAACGGGGCGGCACAGCACTCACGACCGCGGCGAGGCGGCGGCCGGTGCCGGACTGCGTGACGACCGCGCGTGTGCCGGGTCTCAGGTACTCCTCCTGCCCCTCGAAGACGTCCGCGAGCACCCAGACGCTCCCAAGGTCGGCGATCGTGAACAGGTCCTCGCGCGCGTCGAAGGACTGCCCGAGCGAGACGTTGCGCGAAGTGACGATCCCGGCCGCCGGGGCCCGCATCTGCACCAGGTAGGACGGCTGGCGGGTCTTCGTGATCTCCTCGATCTGCTCGGCCGTCATGCCCAGGTTCATCAGCGCCTGGCGGCCGACGTCCACGTTGCGCCAGTATGTCGCGAGCTGCCCGCCGCCCTGCAGGGAGTCGTAGGGGTTCGTGCCGCCCTGCTGGATGGTCTGGTAGGTGTCGTACATCCGCAGGAAGTTCTGCTGCGGGATGAGGATCTCGCTCGTGTAGTACGCCCCGAGCACGGCCCCCTTCTCCACGAAACTGCCGGTCGTGGCGGTGCCCATCTCCCGGATGCGCCCCGACGTCGCCGCCGTTACCCGGAACAACCGCGTCTCGTCGGGAGTGACTGTGCCGACAAGCCGCAGCGTCGTCCGCCGGACCGCGGCCTGGACCGGCTCTCGCGCCACGCCGATGAGCTGCAGGCGGTCGGCGCGGACCGTCACCGCGCCCGGCGGCGCCGCCGCGGACGGGGACGCCCCTGGCGACGGCCCGTCCTCGTAGACCGGCTCGAGGGGCATCCCGCAGGCCGCGGTCCCGGGCCCCGGCGAGCGGAAGGAGGGGTTCATCGGGTCGACGTAGTAGAGGATGCGCCGCCCCCCCGGGCCGGCATGCCCGCCGCCGCGGCTGGCGAGCCACCCGGCCGCGAACGCCACCGGCAGCAGGACCGTGACCAGGATGACGAGCGTTCGCTGGCGCATGATGACCTAGTCTATCCCAGGCTCGCGTCCGCGGCGAGCAGGCAAAGAGCGAGGGCCGCACGGGCGGCCCTCGCTCGCCGACTCGGGCGGAACGCGCGGGCCCTAGTACTGGACCCCCTTGACGTAGGTGCGGACGATGGCCGGGTTGGCCAGGACGGTGTACGGCCGCATCATCTCGTTGTCCTCGTGGTCGATGATGTGGCAGTGCCAGACGTAGCCGTGGCCGCCGTTCGGGCTGAAGTCGTAGCCGATGGTGTTCGAGTTATCCAAGCCAGTGACCGGGTCCACGACGGGCGCCGTCGCCTTGGCGAAGCGCACGATGAAGCGCGTCACCATGCCCGGGGGCGCCATGACGGTGTCCTTCCACCCGATCTCCTGCGGGGCCGGGGCGACCGGCAGCCCGACGAGCGCCGTGGTTGCCACCGCCGGGGCCGGGAACTGCCAGCCGTAGATATTGGCCGGGTCGGGGTTCCCGCCGAGCACGCAGACGTTTGGAGCGAGCACGCCGCGGCCCGGCACGCCAAGGCCGCAGTTGTAGTCCAGCGGCGGGCCCGCGCCGAACACCGGCAGCGCGGAGGCAGCATAGGCGGCCGTGTAGGCGGTGGTGTAGGCCTTCACGTTGAGCCCCTGCCGGTTGAGGAGCTGGACCGCCACCAGGTGCGGGTGGATCGGGTGGGCGTCGGCCGTGAGGTTCACGATCTCCCACTCTTCAGTCTCGCCCTCGTGGGGCAGCTCGGAGTAGTAGGTCGTGTTCCACATCGTCGCCACCGGGGTGAAGTCGGTCCGCGCGACCTTGGTGCCGTCGTACTGCGTGTTGTTGACGAGGATCTCCACCGGCCCGCCGGGGAAGACGACCTCGTTGAGCGTCAGGCGGCGGGTCTTGTGGATGGTGACGCCCGCTGCGGGCGTCGTGCCCAAAGGGGTGGTCAGGCGCACGGATGCGGGCCGGATGGCCGGGGCCGGAAGCACCGCCGGGTTGAAGGTGTTATCCACGACGGGGG encodes:
- a CDS encoding efflux RND transporter periplasmic adaptor subunit; this translates as MRQRTLVILVTVLLPVAFAAGWLASRGGGHAGPGGRRILYYVDPMNPSFRSPGPGTAACGMPLEPVYEDGPSPGASPSAAAPPGAVTVRADRLQLIGVAREPVQAAVRRTTLRLVGTVTPDETRLFRVTAATSGRIREMGTATTGSFVEKGAVLGAYYTSEILIPQQNFLRMYDTYQTIQQGGTNPYDSLQGGGQLATYWRNVDVGRQALMNLGMTAEQIEEITKTRQPSYLVQMRAPAAGIVTSRNVSLGQSFDAREDLFTIADLGSVWVLADVFEGQEEYLRPGTRAVVTQSGTGRRLAAVVSAVPPRFDATTRTLKVRLDVVNPRFVLRPDMLVDVELPVEVGPAIFVPKSAVLDSGTRRIVFVEQTPGVFVPRPVRTGRRLGELVEIAGGLMEGETMVTSGNFLLDSESRMRAASTPVGGAALDPICGMEVDETKARAQGLVSEHAGSSWFFCSARCKEAFLRDPKAAAARALGAAEPSSAGAPRAGMAPAATAKAFHAQDPVCGMDVDPDEAARAGLVSSYQGAAFSFCSAQCKQAFDRDPAAALARQEAQRGMPAAPGEARHGMPAAMQEGGTAAMPEAGAPAGEPMRR